The Novosphingobium aromaticivorans DSM 12444 genome segment ACCCGGTGAAATTCCGGGTGGCTATTCCGGCCGCCGATCCGCCGGACAACATCACACATGCAAATCCGGTAGCGCCCACTTTGGCGCCATGTGCCTTGTTGTGGATTCCCCATGTCTCTCAATTTCAATAATTATCGCCGCCAGTGGTTCACTGACGGGAGCACCGCCCGCCGGGACATTCTGGCGGGCATCGTCGTCGCGCTTGCCCTTATTCCCGAAGCGATCGGGTTTTCGATCATCGCCGGCGTGGATCCCCGGGTCGGGCTTTACGCCTCAGTTGCCATCGCCATCACGATCGCCCTGATCGGCGGGCGTCCCGGCATGATTTCGGCTGCCACGGCGGCTGTTGCGGTTCTCGTGGTGCCCCTCGTCCGGGACCACGGCGTCGAATACCTGTTTGCCGCAACGATCCTGATGGGTGTGATCCAGATCGTCGCGGGGCTGCTGCGGCTCAACCTGGTGATGCAGTTCGTGTCCCGGTCGGTCATCACCGGCTTCGTCAATGCGCTCGCCATCCTGATCTTCATGGCGCAGCTGCCCCAACTCACCAATGTCGGGTGGGAGACCTATGCCATGGTCGCCGCGGGCCTGGCGATCATCTACCTGCTGCCCCGCATCACCACTGCGGTGCCTTCGCCGCTCGTCGCGATCCTGGTGCTGACGGCAGTCGCCATTGGCATGGGCATCGATGTGAACACGGTGGGCGACATGGGCAAGCTTCCCGAAGGTCTGCCAAGTCTTGCGCTGCCGCAGGTTCCCCTGACCCTGGAAACGCTGCGCATCATCCTGCCCTATTCGCTCACCATGGCGGCCGTCGGCTTGCTGGAATCGCTGCTAACCGCTCAGATCGTCGATGACATGACCGACACGGACAGCGACAAGCGCCAGGAATGTGCCGGGCAAGGCGGGGCCAATATCGTTGCTGCCCTGTTTGGCGGCATGGGCGGATGCGCGATGATCGGCCAATCGGTGATCAACGTGACTTCGGGCGGGCGCACGCGGCTTTCGACCTTCGTCGCCGGCGCGTTTCTGCTGTTCCTGCTCGCCGTGCTCGGGCCCTATGTTGGCCGTGTGCCGATGCCGGCGCTGGTTGCGGTGATGATCATGGTCTCGATCGGCACCTTCAGCTGGAACTCGATTCCCAATCTGCGTCGCCATCCGCCGACTTCGTCGATCGTCATGCTGACAACCGTGATCGTAGTAGTTGCCACGCACGACCTTTCGCTGGGCGTGCTGGCCGGCGTCTTGCTCTCGGGCATCTTCTTTGCGGGCAAGGTCCAGCGCATGTTCACGGTCGAACGCGAAGGTTCGGCCGATGGCGTGCTGGCGACCTACCGCGTGACGGGCGAAATCTTCTTCGCCTCGGTCGAGCGCTTCACCCGGGTCTTCCAGGCGGAAGACCAGGCAGAGCGCGTGGTCATCGATGTGACGAGGGCGCATTTCTGGGACATTTCCGGCGTCGGCGCGCTCGACAAGGTCGTCGCCCGGCTGCGCCGCGACGGACGGCAGGTTGAAGTCATCGGCTACAACCAGGCCAGCGCCGACATCATCGACCGCTTTGCCTTGCACGACAAGACCGGCGTCGAACTGGGCGTGGTGCCGCATTAAGCCATGACATCGGGGCAGCGCCGCCAGTTGAACAGCTGGCGGCGATGCCCTTGATGTGCAGTGGTGGGGGGTAACGGCAATCGCCAGCGGGCGGTCGACATTGGGCTCAGCTACCGCTGGTCCCAACCTTCCAGACCTTGAGCCCCAGCTTGCGCGCCTTGTCGACGAGGTTGGCGTTGATCCCGTTGCCGGGGCAGGCGATCACCGCCTTGGGCATGGCCTCGAGCATGGCATCGTTGCGGCGGAACGGGGCGGC includes the following:
- a CDS encoding SulP family inorganic anion transporter is translated as MSLNFNNYRRQWFTDGSTARRDILAGIVVALALIPEAIGFSIIAGVDPRVGLYASVAIAITIALIGGRPGMISAATAAVAVLVVPLVRDHGVEYLFAATILMGVIQIVAGLLRLNLVMQFVSRSVITGFVNALAILIFMAQLPQLTNVGWETYAMVAAGLAIIYLLPRITTAVPSPLVAILVLTAVAIGMGIDVNTVGDMGKLPEGLPSLALPQVPLTLETLRIILPYSLTMAAVGLLESLLTAQIVDDMTDTDSDKRQECAGQGGANIVAALFGGMGGCAMIGQSVINVTSGGRTRLSTFVAGAFLLFLLAVLGPYVGRVPMPALVAVMIMVSIGTFSWNSIPNLRRHPPTSSIVMLTTVIVVVATHDLSLGVLAGVLLSGIFFAGKVQRMFTVEREGSADGVLATYRVTGEIFFASVERFTRVFQAEDQAERVVIDVTRAHFWDISGVGALDKVVARLRRDGRQVEVIGYNQASADIIDRFALHDKTGVELGVVPH